The Culex pipiens pallens isolate TS chromosome 2, TS_CPP_V2, whole genome shotgun sequence DNA window taaattattattaaggTCATTCAATTATCATATTCCATGATTAACCTTCAAAAGTTTTTATCAAAGCGATTCATAAAATGATTAAAGAAAGATTATAGGTAAATTAAAAGTGTAATTTACAGTTAAGGTATAATATCtaagatttataaaaaatagtgaGTGTTACGACTTTTCGAATGTGTGGTCGCATAATCAAACATTTTCTATGATTCAAAAGGctcaatttctttaaaaaatattaattataatCAAAAACTCTACACAATACTTAGATTGTACCTGTTTGGTCAAtacttaaaaattgttttgttttgatgttttcatCCACCTATAATCTTATTGTtggatacgattttttgagttcaggtactacaaccataaaaatggttatatgggttgaactgaaaaaatcctatgaaaaagtgggatttggaacttgaaaagtcatgatttttggtaagggtgtatgcTGCAACTGGAGAGCCCAGCGGCGCTTAGAGTGCACGAATAGACTCGACTTCCTGGTGTATACTCTCGCAGTGTTGCCGTCCacaaaacttatttaaattgaagtttaaattatttatccTAATGATAAAGAACTCTCCAGTAAACTTagacaaataaaatgaaataggTTTATTTCAAAACTTGGCGTTTGCTGGACAATGTCATGTGGACATTCATTGTAAccaaatcttataaattttcagaataaatAGCTTGGAATATGTCTATCTGAAGCACTTTGCTtgacaaatatattttcatgttttttttctataaaaaaaaaacattctataCGACTCATCTTCATAACTCCATTTAATTTGGGTGAAACTAAAGTTATATCGTTACGGtactttattaaaaatttcaataatgaaATCCTGTACCAGACCAAATCTATACATGTTTACGACCCTTTCTTCCTTAAGAAATTttgctgataaaaaaaaatcagaaacaaCGAACTCGACCTAGCCCGAACCCTGAAAACATCGAAAAAGCCGCTCTACCAAGGCAGTGAGCAGAGCACACACACATGTCAAGTGAACGGATAATGACTTATTATTGGTTCGGTGTGCGATTTTTTTAACCCCCGCCCAAACTGTTGCTTGCTTGCTTGCGTGTCGCCATAGGACGGAAGTCCAGTCAATTCGATTATGGGCTGGGACCAAGAGAGGCCATAAAACCGTCCCGTTTTTCGGAGCGTTGCTGCGCCGGAGTTCTCCGCGATCGATTGGAGTTTCTGTCGTAAGTGGAATCAGATTACCcacgagcaacaacaacaacaacgaaaaaaaaagaggttGCCAAATTGGAGCTGTTAAAAAAAGGTCACACGACGACGAACATGTGTTCGGGGGCCAGTTAACCAGTTTCTGCAGCGTTGGCCTCCAAGCTGGCACGCCAGTGTCAATGAATCATAATTGCGAAAGTAAATAATGCCGTACTGCCGCGCTCGCCGCGGCGTTCCGATATTGATAGCGTTTGATACATCTCGAGATTCGGATATTTACTCGTTCATTAATACTCTTTCTTTTCTTCCTCTTGCAGATGCTGGTTTTCACAACTTTATCGGACTGAATAGTGGCGGCCGCGGCGAGAGAGATCGCGTTCAAGTTGATTGATTTGGCGTATTATTGGCCGAGCGCGCGCGTAAATGCAGGCTGCCGTGGCGAGGAGTTCACAGCATTTAGAGGCGTCCAGCAGGGGAGGAAGTCAACCGACGACGATGCGCGCCGCCAAGTGAGAGCGCGCGCGGTCTCTTTGTGATAGGCCTGAACGGAGTTTGTGCTCAAAAGGATTTAGgagtaaaacgaaaaaaacggaGGACGGCGCTATGACGAGTATTACCTACAAAACGACAACGACGACCGGGGGCGATGCGAACTGCATTGCCGCGGTGGCCTCGTCTTCCTCATCGGCTGCGGTGGCCGCCGTGTCGCTCATGTCGGACAAATCGATAACGGTGACGCCGTCGAGTGCGTTGCTGGCggctgcggcggcggcggcggtccaCCAGAACAACAACTATCAGAGCAATAGCAGTAGCAGTAGTCTGTACAATAACGACAACAATAGCAATAGTAGCAACAAGGCACAGTCGAGCGACAAGCTCAGCAGTAGCAGTAGCAGCGGGGTTGGGAGTGGGGCGAGTGGAACCGGCGAGGAGTACGAGCGGGCCAAGTACAAGACGCCGCAGGAAGTGATGATGCTGTACATGGACAAGCTGACGCAGTACGAGCACCACGAGATTTACCAGTACCCGAAGATCTACTTTATCGGAGCGAACGCCAAAAAGCGGAGGGGCATCAGCAACTCGGAGTACGACAACGAGCAGGGTTCGTACATCCATATCGCGCACGACCACATCGCGTACCGGTACGAGGTGCTGAAGATCATCGGCAAGGGTAGCTTTGGCCAGGTGGTGAAAGCGTACGACCACAAAAACCACCAGCACGTGGCGCTCAAGATGGTGCGCAACGAGAAGCGCTTCCACCGGCAGGCCCAGGAGGAGATCCGGATCCTGAAGCACCTGCGGGCGCAGGACCGAATGAACTCGATGAACATCATCCACATGTACGACTACTTTGTCTTTCGGAACCACATGTGCATCACGTTCGAGCTGCTGTACATCAACCTGTACGAGCTGATCAAGAAGAACAAATTCCAGGGCTTCAGCATACAGCTGGTGCGAAAGTTTGCTCATTCCCTCCTCAAGTGTTTGGATGCGCTCTATAAGCATAAGATTATACATTGTGATATGAAGCCGGAGAACGTACTGCTGAAACAGCAGGGCCGCTCCGGCATCAAAGTGATCGATTTCGGCTCGTCGTGCTTCGAAAACCAACGGGTCTACACCTACATCCAGTCGCGGTTCTACCGGGCGCCCGAGGTCATCCTCGGCGCAAAGTACGACATGGCGATAGACATGTGGTCGCTCGGCTGCATCCTGGCGGAACTTTTCACCGGGTTTGCGTTGCTCCCCGGCGAGGACGAAGCGGACCAGCTCGCCTGTATCATCGAACTGATTGGCATGCCGCCCAAGAAGATCCTCGAAAACTCGAAGCGAGCGAAGAACTTCATCTCCGCAAAAGGCTACCCGCGGTATTGTAACGTGAAAACGCTCGAAGACGGCACCACCGTGCTAACGGGTGGCTTCTCCCGGCGGGGTAAGCTCCGCGGACCACCCGGATCTCGTAGTTTGGTAAAGGCGCTGAACGGCTGTGACGACCCGCTCTTCCTGAACTTTATCGAACGCTGCCTCCGGTGGGACCCCGCGCTCCGGATGACGCCCGAAACGGCCCTCAACCACTTTTGGTTCCGTCGCCTTCTGCCCCCCTCCCCGAACGTggccaccatcaccaccaccagcagccCCTCCACGTCCAACAACTGTCAAAGCAGCCATATAAACAAGGTCGTGCACGCCGTTCCCTTCTCGTACGCGTACGCCTCGGACCAGCAGCAGGCCTCCTCGCTGGTCACAACCACCACGTGCAATTCGCTGGTGGCGTCCCACCACGGCAACTCCAGCTCGCTCCAGTCCCTGCAGTCGGCTTCGCTCACCTCGTCCGCCATCAGCATTCCAGCGGTCAGCGGCAGCGTGGGTGGTGCCATCGGTGGAACCCTCGGCCGGTCCGCCGCCACCACCATCATCGATATTCCGTACAACCCAAACGACAAGAAAAGACTTATCAACACCTCCCCGCAGGCGGCATCCTCGCTGACCTCGAACCCCGGACTGGCAACTTCCTTCGTAGACTACGGTAAGTTTAGTTAATTCCCGCGGGAACCGGCGGCAGcgacgttgtcgtcgtcgttggtcGTCCGATCGTCCGTGCTGCTGCTGCGCGCTAACGCTGAGGGTCATCATTCTCatcgcaccaccaccaccacaacaacTCACACGGCTGCTAGTTGCTCTTCGGTGTCCTACCTGTAACACAAACTTCAAACCTTTTTTCGTTTTCCTACCTAAGTCATGTTCGTGTAATATCTATCTGTTTAATATTTCGGAAAGTTTAAAATTGTACCAATCTACTAAAACATCATACTTTGCAAACGTTTCCCGCTCTCATTTCAATTGTGACGACTACCACTGCCACAACTGTGTCACTGTTTCCATCTCTCCGCCACTACCAAGCTAATCGAATGTCAcgtttgttatggaagaataccgtctattgttattgggatgatcgcattagttgttaaaataacaaaaaataataacaaagatttgttcgaagaataactaaaaaattattagtctgttactacaataacaatccaatagcaaaaaaaatcttaacgacgaataacgaatcttgttataaataacataaaatgttattggcctagtattttcaaatatcagaaactgttattcccaagttatttccgtctgctcgggcaatACTTAATTTGATgttagtaaacgcttcagtttcctcaaggtatgatagatttgggctccttgAACACGCTCCAgccaacaaaattaaattttagtgagTTTCCTGTCAATAAATTACACTTTAAATTCCGGGTATCAATGTTATGGAATCCTATAAAGCtaccctgggtgatgaatagagcaaaggcgtaacgtgattttcgaatgatcccactttgtttacatctacaaagcaggaggctgttcaagcacaagcatgacttttttcttactggtaaatgagctgttttataatcaataGTAAATGtcttattttgtctagtttttgacatttttggatggaaaattgtgtgttttcaagtttggatcggttagaagatgttttacttttttatggttgacgaagaactgcggcgagggtgtcattctgcgatgtcccagataaattccctggctgatttagGAATCCtacagctcttcctggtccagtgAAAAAAcgtcgctaattctagcgaagctgatccaacaaacaaagAAGATGTTCACTAAACCAGTTGGTTTTAAAACggtatcaaaattaaattaagacagcttctggatggatacaaccgcatcgactccataaacaacttcaattcacaattattaaaaattacgaTCTTGCCTTCATCTTTTTATAGATTTGTTAACTTCAACTCCAGAGCCACAAATTttccactcttgaaaaaaaaaaatatttttttaatgattgataacaatactctctacttttggcgaacagtaaattggttccactttgacagttcaaaattgaggccgttttgcgaaccactgttCAGCACCCAGAAGCTACCATGCGTACCCTCTTATTTTTGCTACCCCAACAGATTAACGTGGGTGCGCATGATTGCTAAAgatgattccataacatttatacccgaaatttttgtttgtttaagtaATAAATCGTTGAACGCATCAAAACTAAGACGTTTTTGTGCTCCGGGACCCTTTTTGATGAGACATTGTTATTCCACAGATGCCCTAGACACTGTTGAAAGAATTTTAATagttctttaaaataaatcgataaatctaaaaaatatttcgatgacaatctaact harbors:
- the LOC120432463 gene encoding dual specificity tyrosine-phosphorylation-regulated kinase 2, whose protein sequence is MTSITYKTTTTTGGDANCIAAVASSSSSAAVAAVSLMSDKSITVTPSSALLAAAAAAAVHQNNNYQSNSSSSSLYNNDNNSNSSNKAQSSDKLSSSSSSGVGSGASGTGEEYERAKYKTPQEVMMLYMDKLTQYEHHEIYQYPKIYFIGANAKKRRGISNSEYDNEQGSYIHIAHDHIAYRYEVLKIIGKGSFGQVVKAYDHKNHQHVALKMVRNEKRFHRQAQEEIRILKHLRAQDRMNSMNIIHMYDYFVFRNHMCITFELLYINLYELIKKNKFQGFSIQLVRKFAHSLLKCLDALYKHKIIHCDMKPENVLLKQQGRSGIKVIDFGSSCFENQRVYTYIQSRFYRAPEVILGAKYDMAIDMWSLGCILAELFTGFALLPGEDEADQLACIIELIGMPPKKILENSKRAKNFISAKGYPRYCNVKTLEDGTTVLTGGFSRRGKLRGPPGSRSLVKALNGCDDPLFLNFIERCLRWDPALRMTPETALNHFWFRRLLPPSPNVATITTTSSPSTSNNCQSSHINKVVHAVPFSYAYASDQQQASSLVTTTTCNSLVASHHGNSSSLQSLQSASLTSSAISIPAVSGSVGGAIGGTLGRSAATTIIDIPYNPNDKKRLINTSPQAASSLTSNPGLATSFVDYVVVIE